One window of the Haemorhous mexicanus isolate bHaeMex1 chromosome 15, bHaeMex1.pri, whole genome shotgun sequence genome contains the following:
- the CCNG1 gene encoding cyclin-G1, with translation MIDTPASGGARDPVVELPAMLDQELRAQPRAAGLRLLEAAHDNGLRMTARLRDFEVKDLLSLTQFFGFHTETFSLAVNFLDRFLSKMKVQPKHLGCVGLSCFYLAVKASEEERNVPLATDLIRISQYRFTVSDMMRMEKIILEKLCWKVKAITAFQFLQLYHSFIHENLSCERRKYLNFERLETQLKACHCRIMFSKAKPSVLALSILALEIEEQKLLELTEALEFLQLHAKISNRELTFWKELVLKCLTEYSSSKCSKPNVQKLKWIVSGRTARQLKHSYYRITHLPTIPEATS, from the exons ATGATCGATACCCCGGCGAGCGGCGGCGCTCGGGACCCGGTGGTGGAGCTGCCCGCGATGCTGGATCAGGAGCTGCGGGCCCAGCCCCGGGCCGCCGGGCTCCGGCTGCTCGAGGCTGCCCACGACAATGGCCTGCGAATGACTGCGCGGCTGCGAGACTTCGAGGTGAAGGATCTCCTCAGCTTGACTCAGTTCTTTGGCTTCCACACTGAGACGTTCTCTCTAGCTGTGAATTTCTTAGATAGATTCTTGTCAAAAATGAAG GTACAGCCTAAACACTTGGGCTGTGTTGGACTCAGCTGCTTCTACTTGGCTGTGAAGGCAtcagaagaagagagaaatgtgCCCTTGGCCACTGACTTAATCCGAATAAGCCAGTATAGGTTCACTGTTTCTGATATGATGAGAATGGAGAAGATCATACTGGAGAAATTGTGTTGGAAAGTCAAAGCTATAACAGCCTTCCAATTTCTACAGCTCtatcattcattcattcatgaGAATTTAAGCTGTGAAAG GAGAAAATACCTTAATTTTGAGAGACTTGAGACCCAGCTTAAGGCCTGTCACTGCAGAATCATGTTTTCTAAAGCCAAG CCTTCTGTCTTGGCCCTGTCTATTTTGGCACTAGAGATAGAAGAACAGAAACTGCTGGAGTTGACAGAGGCATTGGAATTTCTACAGTTACATGCCAAG ATAAGCAACAGAGAATTGACCTTCTGGAAGGAGCTAGTGTTGAAGTGTCTTACAGAGTATTCCTCAAGCAAGTGTTCCAAACCAAATGTGCAGAAATTAAAATGGATTGTGTCTGGACGTACAGCTCGGCAGCTTAAACATAGCTACTACAGAATAACACACCTTCCTACCATTCCAGAGGCCACCTCTTAA
- the NUDCD2 gene encoding nudC domain-containing protein 2 — MSAPFEERSGVVPCVTPWGRWYQTLEEVFIEVRVPPGTRAKDVRCSLRSRHIALAVGGQELLQGKLFDSTVTDEGTWTLEDRQLIRIVLMKTNRDAGNCWTSLLENEYAADPWVQDQMQRKLTLERFQRENPGFDFSGAEISGNYSKGGPDFSSLEK; from the exons ATGTCGGCTCCGTTCGAGGAGCGCAGCGGGGTGGTGCCCTGCGTGACGCCCTGGGGCCGCTGGTACCAGACGTTGGAGGAGGTGTTCATCGAGGTGCGCGTCCCGCCGGGCACCCGCGCCAAGGACGTGCGCTGCAGCCTGCGGAGCCGGCACATCGCCCTGGCCGTGGGCGGGCAGGAACTGCTGCAG GGTAAACTTTTTGACTCTACAGTAACTGATGAAGGAACATGGACCTTAG AAGACAGGCAGCTGATACGAATTGTTCTAATGAAGACAAATAGAGATGCTGGAAATTGTTGGACCTCTCTGTTAGAAAATGAATATGCTGCTGATCCTTGGGTACAGGACCAGATGCAAAGGAAACTTACACTGGAGCGATTCCAAAGAGAA AACCCTGGGTTTGACTTCAGTGGGGCAGAAATTTCTGGAAACTACAGCAAAGGAGGACCAGACTTTTCTAGTCTTGAAAAGTGA